CTTCTCCACTCACTTACAGTTCCTGACTGGAATAAAGTACGTGATCTTGGAGCTCTTGACTTTTTAGATGACGGTTTAAGCAGCGGTAAAATCAAACATGTCGGATTTTCATCACATATTGAAGTTGATTATTTTATTGAAATCCTTGATGAATATCCAAAATGGGAAGTTGCACTAACCCAGATGAATTACCTTGATGAATATTACCAGTCCGGAGTAATGGGTCTTAACTATTTAAAAGACATTAATGTTGGAAGTATGATTATGGAGCCTCTTCGTGGAGGAAGACTTGTTCAAAATATCCCACAGGACATTCAAAAATTATGGGACAGTGCAGAAAAGAAAAGAACTCCTGTTGAGTGGGCTTTACAATACTTATGGAACAGAGATGATGTTGACTGTGTTTTCAGCGGTATGACCAGTTTAGAACAGGTTAAACAAAACATTGAAATAGCATCAACAGAAGACATCATCAGTGCAAATGATAGTGAATTAATAAGAGAAGTTGCAAGAACATACAAAACATATCTTGGAAATAGCTGTACCAGATGTGGATACTGTATGCCTTGCCCTCACGGAGTTGACATTATCAACTGTTTAACTGAATACAACATAGCACACATGATGCAAAACCCAAAAGCTAGTGCTATGCAATATTTTGCTTTAATCGATGAAGATTCAAGAGCAGACAGCTGTGTAATGTGTGAAGAATGTTTACCCTTTTGTACACAGATGTTAAATATTCCAGAAGAACTCCAAAAGGTATACGAATACTTCGGAAGCGAATTCGATCATTTCTAGGTGAAAAAATGACAAACGATAAAGACTATTGG
The Methanobacteriaceae archaeon genome window above contains:
- a CDS encoding aldo/keto reductase, encoding MLYNTLGKTGLKVSRLGFGTMRLPTTNSNADINKQEASEMLTYGIENGINIIDTAYPYHSAELDGNGNSEKFLGEYLTENSLRDEIILQTKSPSWLMEKRSDFDYYLDIQLEKLQTDYIDIYLLHSLTVPDWNKVRDLGALDFLDDGLSSGKIKHVGFSSHIEVDYFIEILDEYPKWEVALTQMNYLDEYYQSGVMGLNYLKDINVGSMIMEPLRGGRLVQNIPQDIQKLWDSAEKKRTPVEWALQYLWNRDDVDCVFSGMTSLEQVKQNIEIASTEDIISANDSELIREVARTYKTYLGNSCTRCGYCMPCPHGVDIINCLTEYNIAHMMQNPKASAMQYFALIDEDSRADSCVMCEECLPFCTQMLNIPEELQKVYEYFGSEFDHF